One genomic segment of Culturomica massiliensis includes these proteins:
- a CDS encoding aminotransferase class I/II-fold pyridoxal phosphate-dependent enzyme, producing the protein MDIFERVKKQRGNIGQYAKQAHGYFAFPKLEGEIGPRMIFRGREVLNWSLNNYIGLANDPEVRKIDAAAAAEWGLAYPMGARMMSGQTSRHEYLESQLADFVGKPDAFLLNFGYQGMVSIIDAMTSRFDCIVYDAESHACIMDGLRLSPAKRYVYLHNDIDSLRKQLERATKWVAETGGGILVITEGVFGMAGDLGKLDEIAALKEEFDFRFLVDDAHGFGTMGPTGAGTGEHFGVQDKIDLYFATFAKAMAGFGAFIATDEEICMYLRYNMRSQTFAKSLTMPMVEGAIKRLEMLKTQPERREKLWQIANALQSGLKEDGLNIGKTNSMVTPVYLSGSVAEGMQVATDLRENYNLFCSIVVYPVIPKGQLLLRLIPTATHTLEDVKYTIKAFKNVAEKLANGEYNKETLVDANNL; encoded by the coding sequence GTGGACATTTTTGAAAGAGTAAAAAAGCAAAGAGGAAACATCGGCCAATATGCCAAACAGGCTCACGGCTATTTTGCTTTCCCGAAATTAGAGGGTGAAATCGGCCCCCGGATGATATTTCGAGGAAGAGAAGTATTAAACTGGAGTTTGAACAACTATATTGGCCTAGCCAATGATCCTGAAGTAAGAAAAATAGATGCAGCTGCTGCTGCAGAATGGGGACTCGCCTACCCGATGGGGGCCCGAATGATGAGTGGACAAACCTCCCGTCACGAATACCTGGAATCACAATTAGCTGATTTCGTAGGCAAACCCGATGCATTCTTACTGAATTTCGGTTATCAGGGAATGGTATCCATTATCGATGCCATGACCAGTCGTTTCGATTGTATCGTTTATGATGCAGAATCACATGCCTGCATTATGGACGGACTGCGTTTATCGCCGGCCAAACGCTACGTTTACTTACACAACGATATCGACAGCCTGCGCAAACAACTCGAAAGAGCAACCAAATGGGTTGCAGAAACCGGCGGAGGCATCCTGGTGATCACCGAAGGTGTTTTCGGTATGGCCGGAGATTTAGGTAAACTGGACGAAATCGCAGCCCTGAAAGAAGAATTCGATTTCCGCTTTTTAGTGGATGATGCCCATGGTTTCGGAACGATGGGACCGACAGGAGCCGGAACCGGAGAACATTTCGGCGTACAGGATAAAATCGACCTGTATTTTGCAACTTTTGCAAAAGCTATGGCCGGATTCGGAGCTTTCATCGCCACAGACGAAGAAATATGTATGTATTTGAGATACAACATGCGCTCACAAACCTTCGCCAAATCCTTAACCATGCCGATGGTAGAAGGAGCTATCAAGCGTTTGGAAATGCTGAAAACCCAACCGGAACGCCGCGAAAAATTGTGGCAGATAGCAAATGCCTTACAATCCGGACTGAAAGAGGACGGACTGAATATCGGTAAAACCAATTCCATGGTAACGCCGGTGTACCTTTCCGGAAGCGTAGCCGAAGGCATGCAGGTGGCAACGGACCTGAGAGAAAATTACAATCTGTTCTGCTCCATTGTCGTGTATCCGGTGATTCCGAAAGGACAATTGCTGTTGCGTCTGATCCCGACAGCCACACACACGCTCGAAGATGTCAAATACACCATTAAGGCATTTAAAAACGTAGCTGAAAAATTAGCCAACGGAGAATACAACAAAGAGACATTGGTAGATGCCAATAATCTTTAA
- a CDS encoding outer membrane protein assembly factor BamD, which translates to MKKIIGFILAVLLFYSCGEYQKLLKSNDYQLIYSKAIEYYNKGEYQKAMNLFDGIRTVFTGTSKAQSIAYYRAFCTYNQKEYQYASELFKQFITIYPESSFAEECLYMVGYCNYMASPKPRLDQTASLKAINDFQLYLNRYPNSMRKDKINGYIDELLDKLAYKDYLSAKNYFLREHYKAAVISLQNCLKDYPGSKYREEIMYLLFLSKYEMAVNSIDDKKLERYNAAKEEYYYFADEYPNSKYVNDIKKRYDEINAFLDNYKFDE; encoded by the coding sequence ATGAAGAAAATTATTGGATTTATTCTGGCCGTATTGTTATTTTACTCGTGCGGAGAGTATCAGAAATTGTTGAAAAGTAATGATTATCAATTGATATACTCTAAAGCTATCGAGTATTACAACAAAGGAGAATATCAGAAGGCCATGAATTTGTTCGACGGTATCCGGACGGTCTTTACCGGAACGAGTAAGGCGCAGAGTATTGCTTATTACCGTGCTTTTTGTACCTATAATCAAAAGGAGTACCAGTATGCTTCCGAGCTGTTTAAGCAGTTTATCACGATTTATCCGGAAAGTTCTTTTGCAGAGGAGTGTTTGTATATGGTCGGATATTGTAATTATATGGCTTCGCCTAAGCCTCGTCTGGACCAGACGGCCAGTTTGAAAGCAATCAATGATTTTCAGTTGTATCTGAATCGTTATCCGAACAGTATGCGTAAAGATAAGATCAACGGATATATCGATGAGTTGCTGGATAAATTGGCATACAAGGATTATTTGAGTGCGAAGAATTATTTTCTCCGGGAGCACTATAAAGCTGCTGTGATCAGTTTGCAGAATTGTCTGAAAGATTACCCCGGTTCCAAATACCGGGAGGAAATTATGTATCTGCTGTTTTTATCGAAGTATGAAATGGCGGTGAATAGTATAGACGATAAGAAGCTGGAGCGTTATAATGCGGCTAAAGAAGAGTATTATTATTTTGCAGATGAATATCCCAATAGCAAGTATGTAAATGATATCAAGAAAAGATATGATGAGATAAATGCTTTTTTGGATAATTATAAATTCGACGAATAG